The following are from one region of the Methanooceanicella nereidis genome:
- a CDS encoding carboxymuconolactone decarboxylase family protein, producing the protein MKFENTLKNIFGKEPEDAVNDLLKNIENDYGEIPFILKAMSDKPNVLLPKMIYDDAVLRNPEHLDERTVELISIAVATSLKCDHCLNMHLRVARRKGIKEEEMFEAILLASAFSNTAALAQAMRVFENHKNETKAQEELSEYNCKSCVVYENNNHTGSNGNNNKDADKI; encoded by the coding sequence TTGAAATTTGAAAACACTCTAAAGAATATTTTTGGAAAAGAGCCTGAAGATGCGGTAAACGACTTATTAAAGAACATCGAGAACGATTACGGAGAGATCCCTTTCATTCTTAAGGCAATGAGCGATAAGCCAAACGTTCTTTTACCAAAGATGATCTACGATGACGCTGTCCTGAGAAACCCTGAGCACCTTGATGAGAGGACAGTAGAGCTTATTTCTATAGCCGTAGCCACCTCACTAAAATGTGACCACTGCCTTAACATGCATCTGCGTGTAGCCCGCAGGAAAGGTATCAAGGAAGAAGAGATGTTCGAAGCCATACTTCTGGCAAGCGCTTTTTCAAACACCGCAGCTCTGGCCCAGGCCATGAGGGTGTTTGAGAACCACAAGAACGAGACAAAGGCCCAGGAAGAGCTGTCCGAGTATAATTGTAAAAGCTGTGTGGTCTATGAGAACAATAATCATACCGGCAGCAACGGGAACAACAATAAGGACGCTGACAAGATCTAA
- a CDS encoding HEAT repeat domain-containing protein gives MDRHYTILLITILCAIFIVPVAYAQSEEVPSSNESLLYVLGMTALVIAGMIIFIKIVEIAMRKKNVNMAVDHDVETLINNLKDPKLAVDAACSLAATKDLMAVDPLIDALNTDKNADVRAMAAYALGEIGSEKALGPLKKAAKEDYDQVKRSADQAIKKIQVKRALTNF, from the coding sequence ATGGATCGCCATTATACAATATTATTGATAACTATCCTGTGTGCCATTTTTATTGTGCCCGTAGCTTATGCGCAATCAGAGGAAGTCCCCTCAAGCAATGAAAGTCTGTTATATGTCCTGGGCATGACAGCACTTGTGATTGCCGGAATGATCATATTCATCAAGATCGTCGAAATAGCGATGAGAAAAAAGAATGTTAATATGGCAGTGGACCATGATGTCGAGACCTTGATCAATAATCTTAAAGACCCGAAACTGGCAGTAGATGCCGCCTGCAGCCTTGCGGCGACTAAAGACCTAATGGCCGTCGACCCGCTCATAGATGCACTGAACACCGATAAAAACGCGGATGTCCGGGCTATGGCCGCTTATGCCCTGGGGGAGATAGGGAGCGAAAAAGCGCTGGGGCCATTGAAAAAAGCCGCCAAAGAGGATTATGACCAGGTAAAGCGGAGCGCAGATCAGGCGATAAAAAAGATACAGGTAAAAAGGGCTCTGACGAACTTTTAA
- the mch gene encoding methenyltetrahydromethanopterin cyclohydrolase, producing the protein MISVNELGYSIVEEMLDFAEDYKVEPQTLANDSVVIDCGVKAEGGYEAGLLYTQVCMGGLATPTITHKKLGHEFFLPFMEVSTDYPSIACLAAQKAGWQIKVEDYFAMGSGPARALALKPKHTFEVIEYEDDYDFAVIALEADKLPNEKVMDYIATECGVDSSSVVALVAPTNSLVGSLQIAGRVVEMAIYKLNEMGFDTRKIISAFGSVPVPPVKKNGAVAMGTTNDASIYHGSVTLTVNGGGIKDFVNKIPSSTSKDYGRPFFTIFKEAGFDFYKIDKSIFAPAEVIVNDISAGETYRAGKVNPEVIMESFGIKNI; encoded by the coding sequence ATTCAGTGGTCATCGACTGCGGTGTGAAGGCAGAGGGAGGCTACGAAGCCGGTCTGCTGTACACGCAGGTCTGCATGGGAGGACTCGCCACCCCGACCATAACACACAAGAAGCTGGGACACGAATTCTTCTTGCCTTTCATGGAAGTATCCACCGATTACCCGAGCATAGCCTGCCTTGCGGCACAGAAGGCCGGATGGCAGATAAAGGTAGAAGACTATTTCGCAATGGGTTCCGGACCCGCAAGGGCGCTGGCCCTTAAGCCGAAACACACCTTTGAGGTCATCGAGTACGAAGACGATTACGATTTCGCCGTGATCGCACTTGAAGCTGATAAGCTTCCGAACGAGAAGGTCATGGACTACATCGCTACCGAATGTGGCGTGGACTCCTCGAGCGTCGTCGCATTAGTGGCACCGACAAACAGCCTTGTCGGCTCCTTACAGATCGCGGGCCGTGTCGTCGAGATGGCCATCTATAAGCTCAACGAGATGGGCTTCGACACCCGCAAGATAATCAGCGCATTCGGCAGCGTGCCCGTACCTCCGGTCAAGAAGAACGGGGCGGTCGCCATGGGTACAACGAACGATGCGTCCATATACCACGGCAGCGTCACGCTCACGGTGAACGGCGGAGGCATTAAGGACTTCGTCAACAAGATCCCGTCCTCGACGTCGAAGGATTACGGAAGGCCGTTCTTCACGATATTCAAGGAAGCGGGCTTCGACTTCTACAAGATCGACAAGTCCATCTTCGCACCGGCAGAAGTTATCGTCAACGATATTTCTGCAGGCGAGACCTACCGCGCAGGAAAGGTCAACCCCGAAGTCATAATGGAATCTTTCGGCATAAAGAACATATAA
- a CDS encoding alpha/beta hydrolase — MPLEVESLEIKNRNGLIKGELFKVYTDRGILFLHGKDDYRYGPSGMYKKISDELIGYGIASAFIDFRDEDDQDECVSDILASLDHIDSKYGIDRICIVGWGIGGSSGISATIKDLRVQTVITISSQAYGMENIEYLAQRPIMMVHGVDDNKISFQNTVDIARHVQGPKQLILLPDGDHELSSYKEKMADMIKNWVLKYL; from the coding sequence ATGCCTTTGGAAGTCGAGAGCCTGGAAATAAAAAACAGGAATGGTCTGATAAAGGGAGAGCTTTTCAAAGTGTATACTGACCGCGGGATATTGTTCTTGCATGGTAAAGATGATTACAGGTACGGCCCGTCCGGGATGTATAAAAAGATCTCCGATGAGCTGATAGGTTATGGTATCGCGTCGGCCTTTATCGATTTCCGGGATGAAGACGATCAGGATGAATGCGTCTCGGACATCCTTGCGTCCCTGGACCACATCGACAGCAAATACGGAATTGACAGGATATGTATCGTAGGATGGGGGATAGGCGGCTCTTCAGGCATATCGGCGACAATAAAAGACCTGAGAGTCCAGACGGTCATAACAATATCCAGCCAGGCTTACGGTATGGAAAATATCGAATATCTCGCTCAGAGACCTATCATGATGGTCCATGGCGTGGATGACAATAAGATATCATTTCAGAACACTGTCGACATAGCCAGACACGTTCAAGGGCCAAAACAGCTAATACTGCTGCCTGACGGGGACCATGAACTTAGCAGTTATAAAGAGAAGATGGCCGATATGATAAAAAACTGGGTACTTAAGTATCTTTAG
- the mmp10 gene encoding methyl coenzyme M reductase-arginine methyltransferase Mmp10 (Mmp10 (methanogenesis marker protein 10) is a cobalamin-requiring radical SAM methyltransferase that creates the methylarginine modification to methyl coenzyme M reductase.) produces MVEVLADVGGSPGKDCKGFCKYCYFRNVKEVPPFGCKYCFPFQKGCDYCTRGVREQYSGFKPLEMVMAEITNSIMFTPNIEKITISGGGDVSCYPQLKELVSYLSQFGIPIHLGYTSGKGFDGPEDADFFIEHNVTEVTFTVFSADPKKRKEYMNDKHPEESLEALKKFCKHCKVYAASVLVPGVNDGDDLINTCDTLKKWGVKGVLLMRFANSEEQGLILQNGPIIKGVVPHTVEQFESIVKDIASKYSFRVAGTPLGDPKFGSPFAIRNDPKKLLKLPKVTKEATIISGSIAGPLIADIFAKLGSSVNVVPVKKEIACLMTISDLRGINLKEVKETVILPGRAFLFDKEAEEILCSDGVDRLVRRGPDRLTADGEMTIGMKKSDVIKFEVEAFTELIELINAIGLPPKD; encoded by the coding sequence ATGGTCGAGGTATTAGCTGACGTAGGCGGGAGTCCGGGTAAGGACTGTAAAGGATTTTGCAAATACTGTTATTTCAGGAATGTAAAGGAGGTCCCGCCATTCGGCTGTAAGTATTGTTTCCCGTTCCAGAAAGGCTGTGATTATTGCACCCGGGGCGTAAGGGAGCAGTATTCCGGATTTAAGCCGCTGGAGATGGTAATGGCCGAAATAACGAACTCCATAATGTTCACTCCGAACATAGAAAAGATCACCATTAGCGGCGGCGGTGACGTAAGCTGCTATCCCCAGTTGAAAGAGCTGGTATCATATTTGAGCCAGTTCGGGATACCCATACACCTCGGGTACACCAGCGGCAAAGGGTTTGACGGCCCGGAAGACGCTGACTTCTTTATCGAGCATAACGTTACAGAGGTAACTTTCACGGTATTCTCTGCCGACCCCAAAAAGAGAAAAGAATACATGAACGATAAGCATCCGGAAGAGTCTCTGGAAGCGCTGAAAAAGTTCTGTAAACATTGCAAGGTATACGCGGCATCTGTGCTGGTACCTGGCGTCAACGATGGCGACGACCTCATAAATACCTGTGACACGCTTAAAAAGTGGGGCGTAAAAGGAGTGTTGTTGATGAGGTTCGCCAACAGCGAAGAGCAGGGCCTGATACTGCAGAACGGACCTATTATCAAAGGCGTGGTCCCGCATACTGTCGAACAGTTCGAGTCCATAGTGAAGGATATAGCGTCAAAATATTCTTTCAGGGTAGCGGGAACTCCGCTGGGCGATCCGAAGTTTGGCTCTCCTTTCGCCATACGTAACGATCCGAAGAAGCTGCTGAAGCTTCCAAAGGTGACAAAGGAAGCTACCATCATTTCAGGTAGTATCGCCGGGCCGCTAATCGCAGATATCTTCGCTAAACTGGGCAGCAGCGTAAACGTAGTCCCGGTCAAAAAGGAGATAGCGTGCCTCATGACAATATCGGACCTCAGGGGCATCAACCTTAAAGAGGTTAAGGAGACGGTCATATTGCCGGGAAGGGCTTTCTTATTCGACAAGGAGGCTGAAGAGATACTTTGCAGCGACGGCGTCGACCGTTTAGTGCGCAGAGGACCTGACAGGCTGACGGCAGACGGCGAAATGACCATCGGGATGAAAAAGTCCGATGTAATAAAATTCGAGGTGGAGGCATTCACCGAGCTGATAGAGCTGATCAACGCTATCGGGTTGCCCCCGAAAGATTAA
- a CDS encoding beta-ribofuranosylaminobenzene 5'-phosphate synthase: MKFKISTPSRLHFGLIDFNGDLGRIDGGTGVSLSNPGNVLSIRRGKSFQVNGSNPKLIQDIAQNICNKLNRPLPDMEITVEEEIPSHAGFGSKTQMSLALAYAICREYGISYTNIDELSRLVGRGGTSGIGVRAFDRGGFILDCGHSFGKGKEKSSCMPSSASKAKVSPQVLRCDVPEDWRFVLVTPLNYEGSHGKSEVDIFESSFPLNETETNKICRVILMQLVPGILEKDIATFGKAINTMQNIGFKNVEVQLKSPLVPNLLSIMNNAGSYGSGMSSFGPTVFGLTDNDNDAIEIRKAVTEHLDDMDTPYVSWITGPNNHGFTVLDNAEKAESRSKVVSQII; this comes from the coding sequence ATGAAATTTAAGATCTCAACGCCCTCACGTTTGCATTTTGGGTTGATAGACTTTAACGGGGATCTGGGCCGGATCGACGGTGGTACCGGAGTTTCGTTATCTAACCCTGGCAACGTGCTGTCCATTCGTAGAGGAAAATCGTTCCAGGTCAATGGATCAAATCCAAAGCTTATTCAGGATATCGCTCAAAATATCTGTAATAAGCTGAACCGGCCTCTCCCGGACATGGAAATTACCGTAGAAGAGGAGATACCGAGCCACGCAGGCTTCGGGTCAAAAACGCAGATGAGCCTTGCGCTCGCATATGCCATCTGCAGGGAGTACGGTATCAGCTATACGAACATAGATGAACTTTCCCGCCTTGTCGGCAGGGGCGGCACTTCCGGCATAGGTGTGCGCGCTTTTGACCGGGGCGGATTTATACTGGATTGCGGGCACAGCTTCGGCAAAGGAAAGGAAAAATCATCCTGTATGCCTTCATCCGCGTCGAAAGCAAAGGTGTCCCCCCAGGTCCTCCGGTGCGATGTTCCCGAGGACTGGCGTTTTGTCCTGGTGACCCCGTTGAACTATGAGGGTTCCCATGGAAAATCCGAAGTAGACATCTTCGAGTCGTCCTTCCCTCTTAATGAGACAGAGACGAATAAGATATGCCGTGTGATCCTCATGCAGCTGGTCCCCGGAATACTTGAAAAGGACATCGCTACTTTCGGTAAGGCGATAAATACCATGCAGAACATAGGCTTCAAGAACGTCGAGGTCCAGCTTAAATCTCCGCTCGTTCCCAACCTATTGAGCATCATGAACAACGCAGGCTCGTATGGCAGCGGCATGAGCTCTTTTGGGCCGACAGTGTTCGGACTGACTGACAACGATAATGATGCCATAGAGATAAGAAAGGCAGTTACCGAGCATCTCGATGACATGGACACTCCTTATGTAAGCTGGATCACAGGCCCGAATAACCACGGTTTCACCGTATTGGATAATGCGGAAAAGGCAGAATCCAGAAGCAAAGTGGTAAGCCAGATAATATAA